The Levilactobacillus namurensis genomic interval ACAAAAAGTTTACCAATAACGTCAAAGCCGTAAACGTAAAGACGCCGCTGTAGTTGAAGAGGTTCGCGATAATCCCCCCAAACAAGGAGCCAAACATACTCCCCAGCGCCTGAAACGATTGGTTCCAACTAAAGACAGTCCCGGTCAGCTCCTGCGGAGAGTTCTTGGTCAGCATGGTCTGGACTACCGGGAACAACGCGCCATCGGAAATCCCAATCATGAACCGGAAAACGCCCAGTAACCATACGCTGGTCACGAAGCCTTGCGGGAAGTACATCAAGATGGCAAAGACGTACCCGAAGACTAAGATCCGGGCCGTGCCTTTGCGGTCCCCGTACTCCCCCAGCTTTGGCGCCGCAATCAACGTGGAAAATCCGGGAAGCGCGGCGATGATCCCGGCGACCACGGTCACTGGTCCGACCCCGTGCATCAACTGCCGCACGTAGAGACTGATGATGGGCGTAATCGAATTGTTTCCCATCTGAATAATCATGGTCGAGACCAATAACACGATAATCAGCTTGGGATTCTTAAACGCTTGGCGCCAACTGCCCCCCTGCGCCTGCTGGGCGCGCGTAACGGGAGTGAAGTGTTCGTGGACCAACGTCGCGCTCAAGAAGAAC includes:
- a CDS encoding MFS transporter — encoded protein: MGKRKPEQWRRNLAVLWLGTFIAGMGFSEIMPFLSLYVDDLGTFTKGQLTLYSGVTYAVTFLVIALISPVWGRLADRKGRKLMLLRSSLGMALVIGLMGFVTNVWQLIGLRFLQGLFAGYIPNASALVAAETPRNKSGNALGILTTGYVSGNLIGPVLGGIMAQVFSIRWTFLLTGIFLIIVFFLSATLVHEHFTPVTRAQQAQGGSWRQAFKNPKLIIVLLVSTMIIQMGNNSITPIISLYVRQLMHGVGPVTVVAGIIAALPGFSTLIAAPKLGEYGDRKGTARILVFGYVFAILMYFPQGFVTSVWLLGVFRFMIGISDGALFPVVQTMLTKNSPQELTGTVFSWNQSFQALGSMFGSLFGGIIANLFNYSGVFTFTALTLLVNFLLLWWLVPEIRHWRQRA